The Lycium ferocissimum isolate CSIRO_LF1 chromosome 10, AGI_CSIRO_Lferr_CH_V1, whole genome shotgun sequence genome window below encodes:
- the LOC132035078 gene encoding uncharacterized protein LOC132035078 → MRMCIDYRQLNEVTIQNKYHIPRIDDLFDQLQGASMFSKIDLRSSYHQLKIRAKDIPKTAFRTRYGHYEFLVMPFGLTNAPATFMDLMNVIFKPYFDSFMIVFIDDILVYSRSREDHEKHLRIVLGLLRDRELYAKFSKCEFWLESVSFLGHVVSKDGIMVDPKKIEAVRDWARPTSVTEIRSFLGLKEVLFQWIDECEESFQKLKTLLTSAPILALLVEGKDFVVYCDASRSGLGAMLILQQVFTQRDLKSRQRRWMELLKDYDITVLYHPDKANMVADALSRKLVSINSLTQIMASERPLAMEVQTLANSFVRFDISDSSRVLACVKARSSLLDQIKAKQFEDARLCKIRDKVLSGEAKEAMINSEGVLRMKGRVCIPRVEDLIRIFLAESYSSGYSIHPEFTYNNSYHSSIDMARFEALYERKFRSPISWFDAFEIRPWGTDLLRESLDRVKVSPMKGVMRFGKKGKISPRFISPFKILDCVGEVAYELALPPGAYRHFRLRGSKVEVKGNSFSEGPVEASPSRGGYFGDRV, encoded by the exons atgcggatgtgcattgattatcgccagTTGAACGAAGTTACCATTCAAAACAAGTACCACattcctcgtattgatgatctatttgaccagcttcagggggcttctatgttttccaagattgatttgaggtcgagttatcaccagttgaagatccgagccaaagatattcctaagacagcctttcGAACtcggtatgggcactatgagtttcttgTCATGccatttgggcttaccaatgccccagctactttcatggacttgatgaatgttatttttaagccatactttGATTCCTttatgattgtgttcattgatgatatattGGTCTACTCGAGGAGTAGGGAGGATCACGAAAAACACTTGAGGATTGTTCTTGGTTTGTTGAGAGACAGggagttgtatgccaagttctccaagtgtgagttttggcttgagtCTGTATCTTTCTTAGGTCATGTGGTATCAAAGGacgggattatggttgatcctaagaagattgaggccgtgagaGATTGGGCTAGACCCACTTCAGTGACAGAGATTCGTAGCTTTTTGGGTCTG aaagaaGTACTTTTTCAGTGGAtcgacgagtgtgaggagagctttcaaaagctcaagactttattgactTCAGCTCCGATTCTAGCATTGctcgtggagggtaaggattttgtggtatattgtgatgcttctcgtTCTGGGTTGGGTGCCATGTTGAT CCTTCAGCAGGTGTTTACTCAGAGGGATCTCAAATCTAGGCAGCgaagatggatggagttgcttaaggattatgacattACCGTCTTATATCATCCGGACAAGGCAAATATGGTAGCGGATGCCTTAAGTAGGAAGTTAGTGAgtatcaatagtttgactcaaaTTATGGCATCGGAGCGtcctttagccatggaggttcagactctggctaacagttttgtGAGGTTTGACATTTCAGATTCGAGTagagtgttggcttgtgttaAGGCGAGATCGTCACTTCTAGATCAGATTAAGGCaaagcagtttgaggatgcaaGGTTGTGCAAGATTCGTGATAAGGTCttgagtggtgaggccaaggaggccatgattaaTAGTGAGGGAGTCTTGAGGATGAAGGGACGTGTTTGCATTCCTCGTGTTGAGGATTTGATTAGGATATTTTTGGCGGAGTCCTACAGTTCtggatattctattcatcctg AGTTTACgtacaataacagttaccattcgaGCATTGATATGGCTCGATTTGAGGCTCTTTATGAGAGGAAATTTCGATCTCCTATTAGTTGGTTTGATGCCTTTGAGATTAGGCCATGGGGTACCGATCTTCTGAGAGAATCGTTGGATAGGGTTAAG gtctcacctatgaagggtgtgatgaggtttgggaagaagggcaagatCAGTCCTAGGTTCATTAGTCCATTTAAGATTCTTGACTGTGTGGGggaggtagcctatgagttagctttacctCCAG gagcctatcgccATTTTAGATTGagaggttcgaaagttgaggtcaaaggaaatagcttcagtgaagGTCCAGTGGAAGCATCGCCTAGTCGAGGAGGCTACTTCGGAGACCGAGTCTGA